One region of Pseudomonas glycinae genomic DNA includes:
- the cyoB gene encoding cytochrome o ubiquinol oxidase subunit I, translated as MFGKLSWEAIPFHEPIVMVTISMIALGGLALFAAITYFKKWTYLWTEWLTSVDHKKIGVMYIIVAMVMLLRGFADAIMMRTQLAMATEGSPGYLPPEHYDQIFTAHGVIMIIFMAMPFFTGLMNLAVPLQIGARDVAFPFLNSLSFWLLVSGVVLINLSLGVGEFAKTGWVAYPPLSGLQYSPGVGMDYYIWALQLSGLGTTLTGVNFLATVLKMRTPGMKLMDMPIFTWTCTWANVLIVASFPILTATLALLTLDRYMDFHIFTNELGGNPMMYVNLFWAWGHPEVYILILPAFGIFSEVISAFTGKKLFGHHSMIYASGAISVLGFMVWLHHFFTMGSGASVNAFFGLATMLISIPTGVKLFNWLFTIYQGRLRFTSQVLWTLGFMVTFAIGGMTGVLLAIPGADFVLHNSLFVIAHFHNVIIGGAVFGYIAGFGFYFPKAFGFKLHEGWGKAAFWFWISGFFVAFMPLYALGFMGMTRRLNATTNPEWVPYLYVAMFGAVMIAVGIACQLIQLYVSVRDRKKPENMCEHGDPWNAHTLEWSTSSPPPFYNFAVLPKADCIDPFTEAKENGTAYKAPAKYEPIHMPNNTATGVVMGALLTVFGFAMIWHIWWLAIASLAGTVIYFVIHAARDDQGYMVPVDVIERIEAEQHKRLVAAGKIPASATRVETKLEQA; from the coding sequence ATGTTTGGTAAATTAAGTTGGGAAGCGATCCCTTTCCACGAGCCGATCGTGATGGTCACCATCTCGATGATCGCGCTCGGTGGTCTGGCGTTGTTCGCTGCAATCACCTACTTCAAGAAGTGGACTTACCTGTGGACCGAGTGGCTGACGTCGGTCGACCACAAGAAAATCGGCGTGATGTACATCATCGTCGCCATGGTCATGCTGCTGCGCGGTTTTGCCGACGCCATCATGATGCGTACCCAGCTGGCCATGGCCACCGAGGGTTCGCCTGGCTACCTGCCACCTGAACACTATGACCAGATCTTCACCGCTCACGGTGTGATCATGATCATCTTCATGGCGATGCCATTCTTCACCGGCCTGATGAACCTTGCAGTGCCGCTGCAGATCGGCGCACGTGACGTTGCGTTCCCGTTCCTGAACTCCCTGAGCTTCTGGCTGCTGGTGTCCGGCGTCGTGCTGATCAACCTGTCCCTGGGCGTCGGCGAATTCGCCAAGACCGGCTGGGTTGCCTATCCACCGCTGTCGGGTCTGCAATACAGCCCTGGCGTGGGGATGGACTACTACATCTGGGCGCTACAGCTATCGGGTCTGGGTACAACGCTAACCGGGGTCAACTTCCTCGCGACCGTGCTGAAAATGCGTACCCCTGGCATGAAACTGATGGACATGCCGATCTTCACCTGGACCTGCACCTGGGCAAACGTTCTGATCGTGGCTTCGTTCCCGATCCTGACCGCTACCCTGGCACTGCTGACCCTTGACCGTTACATGGATTTCCACATTTTCACCAATGAACTTGGTGGCAATCCGATGATGTACGTCAACCTGTTCTGGGCATGGGGCCACCCTGAGGTTTACATCCTGATCCTGCCGGCGTTCGGCATTTTCTCGGAAGTCATCTCGGCCTTCACCGGCAAGAAACTGTTCGGCCATCACTCGATGATCTACGCCTCGGGCGCGATCTCGGTACTGGGCTTCATGGTTTGGCTGCACCACTTCTTCACCATGGGTTCGGGTGCCAGCGTCAACGCCTTCTTCGGTCTGGCGACGATGCTGATTTCCATCCCGACGGGTGTGAAACTGTTCAACTGGCTGTTCACCATCTACCAGGGCCGTCTGCGCTTCACCAGCCAGGTTCTGTGGACCCTGGGCTTCATGGTGACCTTCGCCATCGGCGGCATGACCGGCGTACTGCTGGCCATCCCGGGTGCTGACTTCGTTCTGCACAACAGCCTGTTCGTGATCGCTCACTTCCACAACGTGATCATCGGCGGCGCGGTATTCGGCTACATCGCAGGTTTCGGCTTCTACTTCCCGAAAGCGTTCGGCTTCAAGCTGCACGAAGGCTGGGGTAAAGCAGCGTTCTGGTTCTGGATCTCGGGCTTCTTCGTCGCGTTCATGCCGCTCTACGCTCTGGGCTTCATGGGCATGACCCGTCGTCTGAACGCCACCACCAACCCTGAGTGGGTACCGTACCTGTACGTTGCCATGTTCGGTGCGGTGATGATCGCTGTCGGTATCGCCTGCCAGCTGATCCAACTGTACGTGTCGGTGCGTGACCGCAAGAAACCGGAAAACATGTGCGAACACGGTGACCCGTGGAATGCCCATACCCTGGAATGGTCGACCTCGTCGCCACCTCCGTTCTACAACTTCGCTGTACTGCCAAAAGCAGACTGCATCGATCCGTTCACCGAGGCCAAGGAAAACGGTACCGCGTACAAGGCTCCGGCCAAGTACGAACCGATCCACATGCCGAACAACACCGCCACTGGCGTGGTGATGGGCGCACTGCTGACCGTGTTCGGTTTCGCGATGATCTGGCACATCTGGTGGTTGGCGATCGCCAGCCTGGCCGGCACTGTCATCTA
- the cyoA gene encoding ubiquinol oxidase subunit II, with product MSKNRYPRLLGLVPLLGTLLLGGCNMTLLNPTGQVGLEQRNLIITATLLMLLVVVPVIVMTFLFAWKYRASNKNAVYTPKWSHSTKIEVAVWTIPVLIIIALGYITYKSTHSLDPYRPIESDVKPVTIEVVALDWKWLFIYPEQGIATVNKIVFPAHTPVNFRITSDAVMNSFFIPGLGGQIYAMAGMTTKLHLIADRNAEMDGISANYSGAGFTGMKFKAIATSQEDFDAWVSEVKKAPKQLEAAEYAALAKPSQNNPVELYSSVTPNLFQTIVDKYEGMKPGKPLKHEKKEKEVAATDMDSNSHSAAGAEE from the coding sequence ATGAGTAAAAACAGGTACCCCAGATTACTAGGCCTAGTGCCGCTGCTCGGCACGTTGTTGCTGGGAGGCTGCAACATGACCTTGCTCAATCCAACGGGCCAGGTCGGCCTGGAACAGCGCAACCTGATCATCACCGCCACGCTGCTGATGCTGTTGGTCGTTGTGCCGGTCATCGTCATGACCTTCCTGTTCGCCTGGAAGTACCGCGCCTCGAACAAGAACGCCGTCTACACCCCGAAATGGTCGCACTCGACCAAGATCGAAGTGGCAGTCTGGACCATCCCGGTCCTGATCATCATTGCCCTGGGTTACATCACCTACAAGTCGACCCACTCGCTGGATCCGTATCGTCCGATCGAATCCGACGTCAAGCCAGTGACCATCGAAGTGGTCGCGCTGGACTGGAAGTGGCTGTTCATCTACCCGGAACAAGGCATTGCCACGGTCAACAAGATCGTGTTCCCGGCGCATACCCCGGTTAACTTCCGGATCACTTCGGACGCGGTGATGAACTCGTTCTTCATCCCGGGCCTGGGCGGCCAGATCTATGCGATGGCGGGCATGACCACCAAGCTGCACCTGATCGCTGACCGCAACGCTGAAATGGACGGTATCTCCGCCAACTACAGCGGCGCTGGTTTCACCGGTATGAAATTCAAAGCGATCGCAACTTCTCAGGAAGATTTCGACGCCTGGGTAAGTGAAGTCAAAAAGGCACCTAAACAGCTTGAAGCCGCTGAATACGCAGCCCTTGCCAAGCCAAGCCAGAACAATCCAGTCGAGCTCTACTCCTCGGTCACGCCGAACCTGTTCCAGACCATCGTCGACAAGTACGAAGGCATGAAACCGGGCAAGCCGCTGAAGCACGAGAAGAAAGAGAAAGAAGTGGCGGCAACGGATATGGACTCGAATTCGCATTCAGCTGCCGGGGCAGAGGAGTAA
- a CDS encoding disulfide bond formation protein B: protein MSEETIRLGRERRYLVLLGIICLALIGGALYMQIVLGEAPCPLCILQRYALLLIALFAFIGAAMRTRRSITVFEVLVVICAIAGAGVAGHHVYTQFYPAVSCGIDVLQPIVDDLPLAKIFPLGFQVDGFCSTPYPPILGLSLAQWALLAFVLVVILVPLLTSRNRKALR, encoded by the coding sequence ATGAGCGAGGAAACGATTCGATTGGGACGTGAGCGGCGCTATCTGGTGTTGCTGGGCATCATCTGCCTGGCGCTGATCGGCGGTGCGCTGTACATGCAGATCGTGCTGGGCGAGGCGCCGTGCCCGCTGTGCATCCTGCAGCGTTATGCGTTGCTGCTGATCGCGTTGTTCGCGTTCATCGGCGCGGCCATGCGCACCCGACGCAGCATCACCGTGTTCGAGGTGCTGGTGGTGATTTGTGCCATCGCCGGGGCCGGTGTCGCCGGGCATCACGTGTACACCCAGTTCTATCCGGCGGTGAGCTGCGGCATCGATGTGTTGCAGCCGATCGTCGATGACCTGCCGCTGGCGAAGATCTTCCCGCTGGGCTTCCAGGTCGACGGTTTCTGCTCGACGCCGTACCCGCCGATTCTCGGCCTGTCGCTCGCTCAATGGGCGCTGTTGGCCTTCGTGCTGGTGGTGATCCTGGTGCCGCTGCTGACCTCGCGTAACCGAAAAGCATTGCGCTGA
- a CDS encoding ester cyclase, translating to MSHFASSRRFSLATLGLSVALLSSPFAFAESALIEPQTLIVDQSLPKAQRDAMELAARRYGSFWNTGEEALATAALSPQFVDKTPPEGRVQGPTGPLLASKFFRTAVPDLSCEIEQMVVAGDRVVVHLHFRGHFTGTFKALKGQGQRVDFRATDIYQIDNGRIAANWHIEDNISLMAQLQAQPPAS from the coding sequence ATGTCGCACTTCGCCTCCTCTCGTCGTTTCAGCCTGGCCACGTTGGGCCTGTCGGTTGCCTTGCTGTCCAGTCCGTTCGCGTTCGCCGAATCCGCCTTGATCGAACCCCAGACCCTGATCGTCGATCAGAGCCTGCCCAAGGCCCAGCGTGATGCGATGGAGCTGGCGGCGCGGCGTTACGGCAGTTTCTGGAACACGGGCGAAGAGGCGCTGGCCACCGCCGCCCTGTCGCCGCAGTTCGTCGACAAGACCCCGCCGGAAGGCCGGGTGCAGGGGCCGACCGGGCCGCTGCTGGCGTCGAAGTTCTTTCGCACGGCGGTGCCGGACTTGAGTTGCGAGATCGAGCAAATGGTCGTCGCCGGGGATCGCGTGGTGGTGCATCTGCACTTTCGCGGGCATTTCACCGGCACGTTCAAGGCTCTCAAAGGGCAGGGCCAGCGTGTAGACTTCCGGGCAACCGATATCTATCAGATCGACAACGGTCGCATCGCGGCCAATTGGCATATCGAAGACAACATCAGCCTGATGGCGCAACTGCAAGCGCAGCCGCCGGCCAGCTGA
- the hmpA gene encoding NO-inducible flavohemoprotein, which translates to MLSVQDRAIIKSTVPLLESGGEALITHFYRMMLSEYPEVRPLFNQAHQASGDQPRALANGVLMYARHIDQLDQLGDLVAKIINKHVALQILPEHYPIVGTCLLRAISEVLGEEIATPEVMSAWGAAYGQLAEILIGAETAIYDQKEQAVGGWRGAREFIVAARVEESAEITSFYFEPADKGPILAAEPGQYIGMKLILDGEEIRRNYSLSALANKGQYRISVKREPGGRASNYLHDQLHVGASIQLFPPSGEFTLTASDKPLVLISGGVGITPTLAMLEAALETERPVHFIHCARNGSVHAFRDWIDGLAARHPQLKRFYCYAEDDGVSPAADKVGLLSEEQLGEWLPAERDVDAYFLGPKGFMGAIKRHLKALGVPEKQSRYEFFGPAAALE; encoded by the coding sequence ATGCTTAGCGTTCAGGATCGTGCCATCATCAAATCCACCGTGCCTCTGCTGGAAAGCGGCGGCGAAGCGCTGATCACCCATTTCTACCGCATGATGCTCTCCGAGTACCCGGAAGTCCGCCCGCTGTTCAACCAGGCCCACCAGGCCAGCGGTGACCAGCCTCGCGCCCTGGCCAACGGCGTGTTGATGTATGCGCGACACATCGATCAACTCGACCAGTTGGGCGATCTGGTGGCGAAAATCATCAACAAGCACGTGGCGTTGCAGATCCTGCCGGAGCACTACCCGATCGTCGGAACCTGCCTGCTGCGCGCCATCTCCGAAGTGCTCGGCGAAGAAATCGCCACCCCGGAGGTGATGAGCGCCTGGGGCGCAGCCTACGGTCAGCTGGCCGAGATTCTCATCGGTGCCGAAACCGCCATCTATGACCAGAAAGAACAGGCCGTCGGCGGCTGGCGCGGGGCGCGGGAGTTCATCGTCGCGGCCAGGGTCGAGGAGAGCGCGGAAATCACTTCGTTCTACTTCGAGCCGGCGGACAAGGGCCCGATCTTGGCGGCCGAACCAGGCCAGTACATCGGCATGAAGCTGATCCTCGACGGCGAAGAGATCCGTCGCAACTATTCGCTGTCGGCCCTGGCCAATAAAGGCCAGTACCGCATCAGCGTCAAACGCGAACCGGGCGGCCGTGCCTCCAATTACCTGCACGATCAGCTTCATGTCGGTGCCAGCATCCAGCTGTTCCCGCCATCGGGCGAGTTCACCCTGACCGCCAGCGACAAACCTCTGGTACTGATCAGCGGCGGCGTCGGCATCACTCCGACGCTGGCGATGCTGGAAGCGGCGCTGGAAACCGAGCGTCCGGTGCATTTCATTCACTGCGCGCGCAATGGCAGCGTGCATGCGTTCCGTGACTGGATCGATGGTCTGGCCGCGCGTCATCCGCAGCTCAAGCGCTTCTATTGCTACGCCGAAGATGACGGCGTGAGCCCGGCGGCGGACAAGGTCGGGTTGTTGAGCGAGGAGCAACTGGGCGAGTGGCTGCCGGCGGAGCGTGATGTGGACGCTTACTTCCTCGGGCCGAAAGGTTTCATGGGGGCGATCAAGCGTCACCTGAAGGCGCTGGGCGTGCCTGAGAAGCAGAGCCGGTATGAGTTCTTCGGGCCGGCTGCTGCTCTGGAGTAA
- the norR gene encoding nitric oxide reductase transcriptional regulator NorR, with product MSAKSLLTALLPLVSDLSRELPEGERYRRLLEAMRALLPCDAAALLRLDGEWLVPLAVDGLSTDTLGRRFKVSEHPRFEVLLAGEGPTRFAADSDLPDPYDGLVDGLDDHLEVHDCLGCPLFVDEKLWGLITLDALDPERFEPIELDALQAFASLASATVNAAERIERLAIRAEDEHQRAEVYRQASGQQNREMIGQSKAHKRLVEEINLVGGSDLTVLITGETGVGKELVAQAIHAASKRADKPIISLNCAALPDTLVESELFGHVRGAFTGATSDRRGKFELANGGTLFLDEVGELSLTVQAKLLRVLQSGQLQRLGSDKEHQVDVRLIAATNRDLAEEVRSGRYRADFYHRLSVYPLRVPALRDRGRDVLLLSGYFLEQNRSRMGLNSLRLSSDAQEALLAYTWPGNVRELEHLIGRSALKALGNCKVRPKILSLSAMDLDLPREVVDNSPTPSEATAALPLISGDLRSATEQYQRQLISAALERNQDNWASAARELGLDRANLGRMAKRLGMK from the coding sequence ATGTCCGCCAAATCATTGCTCACCGCCCTGCTCCCACTGGTCTCCGACCTGTCCCGCGAACTGCCCGAAGGCGAGCGCTACCGACGCCTGCTCGAAGCCATGCGTGCCCTGTTGCCCTGCGATGCCGCCGCATTGTTGCGCCTCGACGGCGAGTGGCTGGTGCCGCTGGCGGTGGACGGATTGAGTACCGACACCCTCGGCCGCCGGTTCAAGGTCAGCGAACACCCGCGCTTTGAAGTGCTGCTGGCCGGCGAAGGGCCGACCCGTTTCGCTGCCGACAGCGATCTGCCCGATCCGTACGACGGACTGGTCGACGGCCTCGACGATCATCTTGAAGTTCACGATTGCCTCGGCTGTCCGTTGTTCGTCGATGAAAAGCTGTGGGGGCTGATCACCCTCGACGCCCTCGATCCGGAGCGCTTCGAACCGATCGAACTCGACGCCCTGCAAGCCTTCGCCAGCCTCGCTTCGGCCACGGTCAACGCCGCCGAACGCATCGAGCGTCTGGCGATCCGCGCCGAGGACGAACACCAGCGCGCCGAGGTCTATCGCCAGGCCAGCGGCCAGCAGAACCGCGAAATGATCGGCCAGAGCAAGGCGCATAAACGGCTGGTGGAAGAGATCAACCTGGTCGGCGGCAGCGATCTGACCGTGCTGATCACCGGCGAAACCGGAGTCGGCAAGGAACTGGTGGCCCAGGCGATCCACGCCGCCTCCAAGCGTGCCGACAAACCGATCATCAGCCTCAACTGCGCAGCGCTGCCGGATACGCTTGTCGAAAGCGAACTGTTCGGCCACGTGCGCGGCGCCTTCACCGGTGCCACCAGCGACCGGCGCGGCAAGTTCGAACTGGCCAACGGCGGCACACTGTTTCTGGATGAAGTCGGTGAGTTGTCGCTGACCGTCCAGGCCAAGCTGTTGCGGGTGTTGCAGAGTGGTCAGTTGCAGCGCCTGGGTTCGGACAAGGAGCATCAGGTCGACGTGCGCCTGATCGCTGCGACCAACCGTGATCTGGCCGAAGAAGTGCGCAGCGGCCGCTACCGAGCCGACTTTTACCATCGCCTCAGCGTTTACCCGTTGCGGGTGCCGGCGCTGCGTGACCGGGGTCGCGACGTGCTGTTGCTGAGCGGTTACTTCCTGGAACAGAACCGCTCGCGCATGGGCCTCAATAGTCTGCGCCTGAGCAGCGACGCCCAGGAAGCGCTGCTGGCCTACACCTGGCCGGGCAACGTGCGGGAACTGGAGCACTTGATCGGACGCAGCGCGCTGAAGGCGCTGGGCAACTGCAAGGTGCGACCGAAGATTCTCAGTTTGAGCGCGATGGACCTCGATCTGCCGCGCGAGGTTGTGGATAACTCGCCGACGCCGTCCGAAGCGACTGCCGCTCTGCCATTGATCAGCGGCGACCTGCGCAGCGCCACCGAGCAGTATCAGCGGCAGTTGATCAGTGCAGCGCTTGAGCGCAATCAGGACAACTGGGCCAGTGCCGCCCGTGAACTGGGGCTGGACCGGGCGAATCTGGGGCGGATGGCGAAGCGGTTGGGGATGAAATAA
- a CDS encoding chemotaxis protein CheV → MSSNKARADSLSLLLFTLRSGKLMAINLLKVSEIIPCPPLTKLPESHPHVKGIATLRGASLSVIDLSRAIGERPLEDPNGGCLIVTDVSRSKQGLHVQAVSKIVHCLTTDIKPPPFGSGGSRAYITGVTSVDGTLVQVLDIEKVIHGIAPAQIEMAPTELSMEDAEVLGNARILVVDDSQVALQQSVHTLRNLGLQCHTARSAKEAIDCLLDLQGTAQQINLIVSDIEMSEMDGYAFTRTLRETPDFAHLYVLLHTSLDSAMNSEKARLAGANGVLTKFSSPELTHCLIEAAKFVAAQGH, encoded by the coding sequence ATGTCTTCCAACAAAGCCCGCGCAGATTCACTTTCGCTTCTGCTGTTTACCTTGCGCAGCGGCAAGCTGATGGCGATCAACCTGCTGAAGGTCAGTGAAATCATCCCCTGTCCGCCGCTGACCAAGCTGCCGGAGTCGCACCCGCACGTCAAAGGCATCGCCACTTTGCGCGGTGCTTCGCTGTCGGTGATCGACCTGAGCCGCGCCATCGGCGAGCGGCCGCTGGAAGATCCGAACGGCGGCTGCCTGATCGTCACCGACGTCAGCCGTTCGAAACAGGGTCTGCATGTGCAGGCGGTGAGCAAGATCGTGCATTGCCTGACCACTGACATCAAACCGCCGCCGTTCGGTTCCGGCGGTTCGCGCGCCTACATCACTGGCGTGACCTCGGTGGACGGCACGCTGGTGCAGGTGCTGGACATCGAAAAAGTCATCCACGGCATCGCCCCGGCGCAGATCGAAATGGCCCCGACCGAGCTGAGCATGGAAGACGCCGAAGTGCTGGGCAACGCGCGGATTCTGGTGGTGGACGACAGCCAGGTCGCGCTGCAGCAATCGGTGCACACCCTGCGCAACCTCGGCCTGCAATGCCACACTGCGCGCAGCGCCAAGGAAGCCATCGACTGCCTGCTGGACCTGCAAGGCACGGCGCAGCAGATCAACCTGATCGTCTCCGACATCGAAATGTCCGAGATGGACGGCTACGCCTTCACTCGTACCCTGCGCGAGACCCCGGACTTCGCCCACCTCTACGTGCTGCTGCACACCTCACTCGACAGCGCGATGAACAGCGAAAAGGCCCGCCTCGCCGGCGCCAACGGTGTGCTGACCAAGTTCTCCTCGCCCGAACTGACCCACTGCCTGATCGAAGCGGCCAAATTCGTCGCGGCTCAGGGCCACTGA
- a CDS encoding GNAT family N-acetyltransferase: MRRDLGQDVPAIEWPNGIEIATYSAERAAAVHELMQFGYREGGGRVPAPDVWQQQFENDPEYDPALCFIASDAEGVIGVAQCWTSAYIKNLVVHPRAQGRGLGRALLLHAFKAFQDRREGFVDLKVLESNQRAQRLYERSGMYVVRRELVPD; this comes from the coding sequence ATGCGGCGCGACCTGGGCCAGGACGTGCCGGCCATCGAATGGCCGAACGGCATCGAAATCGCCACCTACAGCGCCGAACGTGCAGCCGCCGTGCATGAGCTGATGCAGTTCGGCTACCGCGAAGGCGGTGGTCGGGTGCCAGCGCCGGACGTCTGGCAACAGCAGTTTGAAAACGACCCGGAATACGATCCTGCACTGTGTTTCATCGCCAGCGATGCCGAAGGCGTCATCGGCGTGGCGCAATGCTGGACCAGTGCCTACATCAAGAATCTGGTGGTGCATCCTCGCGCTCAGGGTCGTGGATTGGGTCGGGCGTTGCTGCTTCATGCGTTCAAGGCGTTTCAGGATCGGCGCGAAGGGTTTGTCGACCTGAAGGTGCTGGAGAGCAACCAGCGAGCGCAACGCTTGTACGAAAGGTCTGGAATGTACGTGGTTCGCCGGGAACTGGTGCCGGACTGA
- a CDS encoding YkgJ family cysteine cluster protein, translated as MNTTFSCVGCGKCCTDHHVPLTLAEARMWAADGGQVIVLVEAFLANGLGLPEQQREHAQRRSAVVRSGMSDAHVAITFAAYNVGPCRNLDEDKLCRIYERRPLVCRIYPAEINPHIALNPAAKDCPPESWEQGPQLIVGGELVDQELVTLIQRSRQADRDDIQTKDAICGLLGIRTTALKGDGFTAYLPDMGAFASVIDQVTAQPLSEGSSEWLFHVSGDDIAGQVRAAGAQVVSEPPQTYAFISLRAA; from the coding sequence ATGAATACGACCTTTTCCTGCGTAGGCTGCGGCAAATGCTGCACCGATCACCATGTGCCCCTGACCCTGGCCGAAGCCCGCATGTGGGCGGCTGACGGCGGTCAGGTGATCGTGCTGGTGGAGGCGTTTCTCGCCAACGGCCTCGGCCTGCCGGAGCAGCAGCGTGAACACGCTCAGCGGCGTTCGGCGGTAGTACGCAGCGGAATGTCCGACGCCCATGTGGCGATCACTTTCGCTGCCTACAACGTTGGCCCCTGCCGGAATCTTGACGAAGACAAGCTGTGCCGCATTTACGAGCGCCGGCCGCTGGTGTGCCGCATCTATCCCGCCGAAATCAATCCGCACATTGCGCTGAACCCCGCCGCCAAGGACTGTCCGCCAGAGTCCTGGGAGCAAGGGCCGCAGTTGATCGTCGGCGGTGAGCTGGTGGATCAGGAACTGGTGACGCTGATCCAGCGCTCCCGTCAGGCCGATCGGGATGACATCCAGACCAAGGACGCGATCTGCGGCCTGCTCGGCATCCGCACCACCGCGCTCAAGGGCGACGGGTTTACCGCGTATCTGCCGGACATGGGCGCGTTTGCCTCGGTGATCGATCAGGTCACGGCGCAGCCATTGAGCGAAGGTTCCAGTGAATGGCTGTTCCATGTCTCCGGCGACGACATCGCCGGGCAAGTACGGGCGGCCGGGGCACAGGTGGTGTCCGAACCGCCGCAGACCTACGCGTTCATCTCGTTGCGAGCAGCCTGA